One window of Saimiri boliviensis isolate mSaiBol1 chromosome 4, mSaiBol1.pri, whole genome shotgun sequence genomic DNA carries:
- the RPP21 gene encoding ribonuclease P protein subunit p21 isoform X2, translating to MAGPVKDREAFQRLSFLYQAAHCVLAQDPENQALARFYCHTEKTIAKRLVLRRDPSVKRTLCRGCSSLLVPGLTCTQRQRRCRGQRWTVQTCLTCQRSQRFLNDPGHLLWGDRPEAQLGNQAGFLRRVSRQKH from the exons ATGGCGGGGCCGGTGAAGGACCGCGAGGCCTTCCAGAGGCTCAGCTTCCTGTACCAG GCCGCCCATTGTGTCCTTGCCCAGGACCCCGAGAACCAGGCGCTGGCAAGATTTTACTGCCACACGGAGAAGACCATCGCGAAGCGGCTCGTCTTGCGGCG GGACCCTTCGGTGAAGAGGACTCTGTGTCGAGGATGTTCTTCCCTCCTCGTCCCCGGCCTCACCTGCACCCAGCGCCAGAGAC GCTGCAGGGGACAGCGCTGGACAGTACAGACCTGCCTCACATGCCAGCGCAGCCAACGCTTCCTCAATGATCCTGGGCATTTACTCTGGGGAGACAGGCCTGAGGCCCAGCTGGGGAACCAGGCAG GGTTCCTGCGTCGCGTATCTAGGCAGAAGCACTGA
- the RPP21 gene encoding ribonuclease P protein subunit p21 isoform X1, whose amino-acid sequence MAGPVKDREAFQRLSFLYQAAHCVLAQDPENQALARFYCHTEKTIAKRLVLRRDPSVKRTLCRGCSSLLVPGLTCTQRQRRCRGQRWTVQTCLTCQRSQRFLNDPGHLLWGDRPEAQLGNQADSKPLQPLPNTAHSIPAHLPEEKMPTQGSSHQ is encoded by the exons ATGGCGGGGCCGGTGAAGGACCGCGAGGCCTTCCAGAGGCTCAGCTTCCTGTACCAG GCCGCCCATTGTGTCCTTGCCCAGGACCCCGAGAACCAGGCGCTGGCAAGATTTTACTGCCACACGGAGAAGACCATCGCGAAGCGGCTCGTCTTGCGGCG GGACCCTTCGGTGAAGAGGACTCTGTGTCGAGGATGTTCTTCCCTCCTCGTCCCCGGCCTCACCTGCACCCAGCGCCAGAGAC GCTGCAGGGGACAGCGCTGGACAGTACAGACCTGCCTCACATGCCAGCGCAGCCAACGCTTCCTCAATGATCCTGGGCATTTACTCTGGGGAGACAGGCCTGAGGCCCAGCTGGGGAACCAGGCAG ATTCTAAACCACTACAGCCCTTGCCAAACACAGCCCACTCCATTCCAGCCCACCTTCCTGAGGAGAAAATGCCGACTCAAGGTTCCAGTCACCAGTGA
- the RPP21 gene encoding ribonuclease P protein subunit p21 isoform X3, with the protein MAGPVKDREAFQRLSFLYQAAHCVLAQDPENQALARFYCHTEKTIAKRLVLRRDPSVKRTLCRGCSSLLVPGLTCTQRQRRCRGQRWTVQTCLTCQRSQRFLNDPGHLLWGDRPEAQLGNQAGERF; encoded by the exons ATGGCGGGGCCGGTGAAGGACCGCGAGGCCTTCCAGAGGCTCAGCTTCCTGTACCAG GCCGCCCATTGTGTCCTTGCCCAGGACCCCGAGAACCAGGCGCTGGCAAGATTTTACTGCCACACGGAGAAGACCATCGCGAAGCGGCTCGTCTTGCGGCG GGACCCTTCGGTGAAGAGGACTCTGTGTCGAGGATGTTCTTCCCTCCTCGTCCCCGGCCTCACCTGCACCCAGCGCCAGAGAC GCTGCAGGGGACAGCGCTGGACAGTACAGACCTGCCTCACATGCCAGCGCAGCCAACGCTTCCTCAATGATCCTGGGCATTTACTCTGGGGAGACAGGCCTGAGGCCCAGCTGGGGAACCAGGCAGGTGAGAG ATTCTAA